The following are encoded in a window of Microcaecilia unicolor chromosome 14, aMicUni1.1, whole genome shotgun sequence genomic DNA:
- the LOC115457228 gene encoding olfactory receptor 5V1-like, producing MFSMNQSSMNAFILLGFSDLSFQWRSIMFLILSVFYMVALLGNILIIILTTVDPHLNTPMYFFLWNLSILEMCYTSVTIPRLLMDLLKEDRSISFPCCALQLYFFIFLGSTECFLFAVMAYDRYAAIVNPLRYTVLISRRRCLQLVIGSWVGGIFLALGQAVLILSLPYCRLHVINHFFCDVPPLVKLACGDKYFAEIEISLYSAVVVMVPFVLVLLSYVRILDAILKIRSSQGQRKAFSTCASHLTSVFLFYVPAICVYVIPKSKYSLNSDRLLALFYAVIIPMLNPLIYSLRNKEVKGALRNRMNGRLCPQR from the coding sequence ATGTTCAGCATGAACCAATCCTCCATGAATGCCTTCATTCTCCTTGGCTTCTCTGATCTGTCCTTCCAATGGAGGTCAATAATGTTTCTCatcctctctgttttctatatggTGGCCCTACTGGGTAACATTCTCATCATCATCCTCACCACAGTGGATCCCCATCTCAACACTCCTATGTACTTCTTCCTCTGGAACCTCTCCATCCTGGAGATGTGCTACACCTCTGTCACCATCCCCAGATTGTTGATGGACCTTCTCAAGGAGGACAGAAGCATCTCTTTCCCTTGCTGTGCACTGCAGCTCTATTTCTTCATTTTCCTTGGCTCTACAGAATGCTTTCTCTTTGCTGTCATGGCTTATGATCGCTATGCAGCCATAGTCAATCCGCTGCGATATACAGTACTTATAAGCAGGAGGCGCTGCCTGCAGTTGGTCATTGGATCCTGGGTTGGTGGCATCTTCTTGGCATTGGGGCAGGCTGTATTAATATTAAGCCTTCCCTACTGCAGATTACACGTCATCAACCACTTCTTCTGTGATGTTCCCCCCCTGGTAAAGCTGGCTTGTGGGGACAAATACTTTGCGGAAATTGAGATCTCTCTGTATAGTGCAGTGGTAGTGATGGTGCCATTTGTTCTGGTTCTCCTCTCCTATGTGCGCATCTTGGATGCCATCTTGAAGATACGCTCCTCACAAGGCCAGCGCAAAGCCTTCTCTACTTGTGCCTCCCATCTGACCTCCGTCTTCCTGTTCTATGTGCCTGCAATTTGTGTTTATGTTATACCCAAATCGAAGTATTCCCTGAATAGTGACAGATTGTTGGCTTTATTCTATGCTGTGATCATACCAATGCTAAATCCTCTGATCTACAGTTTGAGGAACAAGGAGGTAAAAGGGGCATTAAGGAACAGAATGAACGGTAGGTTATGTCCACAAAGATAG
- the LOC115458384 gene encoding olfactory receptor 10A4-like, producing the protein MAFENQTSVADFSFLGFSDLSWPLQLLLFVVFLNVYAAALLGNVLIISLTLMCSTLQTPMYFFLRNLSFLEICYTTVTVPKMLFDLLVEGRNISFGGCITQLYFFIFLGTSECYCLTVMAFDRYVAVCNPLHYSIIVNSKLCIQLSAGACTGAMLLALGQAFLVSSLKYCSPRISHFFCDVPVMVRLACGDKHMAETGVSVHSLFVGIIPFLLILVSYIPILSAILRIRSMEGRHKTFSTCTSHLVSVVLFYSTGVFAYVLPKIKFASGSERLLALMYAIVIPMLNPLIYSLRNKEMKGALKRKIGRK; encoded by the coding sequence ATGGCCTTTGAAAACCAGACGTCTGTGGCCGATTTCAGCTTTCTTGGGTTCTCCGACCTCTCCTGGCCCCTGCAGCTCCTGCTTTTTGTAGTTTTCTTGAATGTCTATGCTGCCGCCCTGCTGGGGAATGTCCTGATCATTTCTCTCACCTTGATGTGCTCCACCCTCCAAACTCCCATGTACTTTTTCCTCCGGAACCTCTCCTTCCTGGAGATCTGTTACACCACTGTTACTGTCCCCAAAATGCTGTTTGACCTCCTCGTGGAGGGCAGGAACATCTCCTTCGGGGGCTGTATCACTCAGCTCTACTTCTTCATATTTCTGGGCACCTCAGAGTGCTACTGCCTCACAGTGATGGCATTTGACCGGTATGTGGCTGTTTGTAACCCCTTGCACTACTCCATCATTGTGAACAGCAAGCTCTGCATTCAGTTGTCAGCAGGTGCCTGCACTGGAGCCATGCTACTGGCTCTTGGACAGGCCTTTCTGGTATCCAGCTTAAAGTACTGCAGCCCTAGAATTAGCCACTTCTTCTGCGATGTGCCAGTGATGGTGAGGTTGGCTTGTGGAGACAAGCACATGGCTGAAACTGGAGTTTCTGTACACAGCCTGTTTGTTGGAATCATCCCATTCCTTCTGATTCTCGTTTCCTACATTCCCATCCTCTCTGCAATCCTGAGGATCCGCTCTATGGAGGGGAGGCACAAGACCTTCTCCACTTGCACCTCCCACCTAGTCTCTGTTGTTCTGTTCTACAGCACCGGTGTTTTTGCTTATGTTCTTCCAAAGATAAAGTTTGCATCTGGTAGCGAAAGGCTCCTGGCCCTGATGTATGCCATAGTGATTCCCATGCTGAACCCCTTGATCTACAGCCTGAGAAATAAGGAAATGAAGGGGGCCCTAAAAAGAAAGATCGGCAGGAAATGA